The proteins below are encoded in one region of Oncorhynchus masou masou isolate Uvic2021 chromosome 15, UVic_Omas_1.1, whole genome shotgun sequence:
- the LOC135556763 gene encoding basic proline-rich protein-like, translating into PSPPHPPPPPHPPPPPPHPPPPPHPPPPPPHPPPPPPPPPPHPPPSPPHPPPPPHPPPPPPHPPPAPHPPPPPPHPPPPPHPPPPPPPPPHPPPPPPPPPPHPPPPPLHPSPPPPPPPPPPPRPPPPPAPPPPPPPPPHPPPPPPPPLPPIHPPPLSHPPPPPSHPPPPPPHPPPPPPHPPHPPPPPSHPPPPPPHPPPPPAHPPPPPPHPPPPPPHPPPPPPHPPPPPPHPPHPPPPPPHSPPPPPHPPPPPHPPPPPPHPPPPPPHPPPPPPHPPPPPPHPPPPPPPHPPPPPHPPPPPPPHPPPPPHPPPPPPHPPPPAPPPPPPPAPPPPPPPHPPPPPPPPPPPPHPPPPPPPPPPPHPPPPPPPHPPPPPHPPAPPPHPPPPPPPHPPPPPPPPHPPPLALLPPPPPPLALLPPPPPHPSPPPPHPPPLPPLPPG; encoded by the coding sequence ccatcacctccacatcctccaccacctccacatcctcctccaccacctccacatcctccaccacctccacatcctccaccaccacctccacatcctccaccacctccccctccaccacctccacatcctcctccatcacctccacatcctccaccacctccacatcctcctccaccacctccacatcctccaccagctccacatcctcctccaccacctccacatcctccaccacctccacatcctcctccaccacctccaccacctccacatcctccaccacctcctcctccaccacctccacatcctcctccaccacctctacatccttcacctcctccaccacctccacctcctcctccaccacgtccacctcctccaccagcaccaccacctcctcctccaccacctccacatcctcctcctccaccacctcctcctctaccacctatACATCCTCCACCACTTTcacatcctcctccaccaccttcacatcctcctccaccacctccacatcctcctccaccacctccacatcctccacatcctcctccaccaccttcacatcctcctccaccacctccacatcctcctccaccacctgcacatcctcctccaccacctccacatcctcctccaccacctccacatcctcctccaccacctccacatcctcctccaccacctccacatcctccacatcctcctccaccacctccacattctcctccaccacctccacatcctccaccacctccacatcctcctccaccacctccacatcctcctccaccacctccacatcctcctccacctcctccacatcctcctccaccacctccacatcctcctccaccaccacctccacatcctccaccacctccacatcctcctccaccaccacctccacatcctccacctcctccacatcctcctccaccacctccacatcctcctccaccagCACCACCGCCTCCTCCACCAcctgcacctcctcctccaccacctccacatcctcctccaccaccacctcctcctccaccacctccacatcctcctccaccaccacctcctccaccacctccacatcctcctccaccaccacctccacatcctccaccacctccacatcctcctgcaccacctccacatcctcctccaccaccacctccacatcctccacctcctccaccacctccacatcctcctcctcttgctctactacctccacctcctcctcctcttgctctactacctccacctcctccacatccttctcctcctcctccacatcctcctcctcttcctccactacctccaggt